A single window of Nocardioides kongjuensis DNA harbors:
- the glnA gene encoding type I glutamate--ammonia ligase codes for MFNNSEELLKFIKDEGVEMIDVRFCDLPGVMQHFTVPASSFDQSVFDDGLGFDGSSIRGFQAINESDMSLFPDPTTAYIDPFRKSKTLNVNFFIHDPITGEAYSRDPRNIAKKALAYLSSTGIADTAFFAPEAEFYIFDNVRYSTGVNEGYYHIDSVEGWWNSGKADETNRGYKTRLKGGYFPVEPYDHYSDLRADMVKNLEACGLQVERAHHEVGTAGQAEINYRFDTLLKAADDVMKFKYLIKNTAWEQGKSVTFMPKPIFGDNGSGMHVHQSLWKDGSPLFYDETGYGGLSDMARWYIGGILEHAPALLAFTNPTVNSYHRLVPGYEAPISLVYSSRNRSASVRIPITGSNPKAKRIETRFPDPSANPYLAFSALMLAGLDGIQNKTEPAAPIDKDIYELPPDEMAEIAQVPTSLGAVLDALEADHDFLTVGNVFTPDLIETWTSYKRENEIAPVQLRPHPHEFELYYDI; via the coding sequence ATGTTCAACAACAGCGAAGAGCTGCTCAAGTTCATCAAGGACGAGGGCGTCGAGATGATCGACGTCCGCTTCTGCGACCTGCCCGGTGTGATGCAGCACTTCACCGTGCCGGCCTCGTCCTTCGACCAGTCCGTGTTCGACGACGGCCTGGGCTTCGACGGCTCCTCGATCCGCGGCTTCCAGGCGATCAACGAGTCGGACATGTCGCTCTTCCCCGACCCGACGACGGCGTACATCGACCCCTTCCGGAAGTCGAAGACCCTCAACGTCAACTTCTTCATCCACGACCCGATCACGGGCGAGGCGTACTCCCGCGACCCGCGCAACATCGCGAAGAAGGCGCTGGCGTACCTCTCCTCCACCGGCATCGCGGACACCGCGTTCTTCGCGCCCGAGGCCGAGTTCTACATCTTCGACAACGTGCGCTACTCCACGGGCGTCAACGAGGGCTACTACCACATCGACTCCGTCGAGGGCTGGTGGAACTCCGGCAAGGCCGACGAGACCAACCGCGGCTACAAGACCCGCCTCAAGGGCGGCTACTTCCCGGTCGAGCCCTACGACCACTACAGCGACCTGCGTGCCGACATGGTCAAGAACCTCGAGGCCTGCGGCCTCCAGGTCGAGCGTGCCCACCACGAGGTCGGCACCGCCGGCCAGGCGGAGATCAACTACCGCTTCGACACGCTGCTCAAGGCCGCGGACGACGTGATGAAGTTCAAGTACCTCATCAAGAACACCGCCTGGGAGCAGGGCAAGTCGGTCACCTTCATGCCGAAGCCGATCTTCGGCGACAACGGCTCGGGCATGCACGTGCACCAGTCGCTGTGGAAGGACGGCTCGCCGCTGTTCTACGACGAGACCGGGTACGGCGGCCTCTCGGACATGGCCCGCTGGTACATCGGCGGCATCCTCGAGCACGCCCCGGCGCTGCTCGCCTTCACCAACCCGACGGTGAACTCCTACCACCGCCTGGTGCCGGGCTACGAGGCCCCGATCTCGCTGGTCTACTCCTCGCGCAACCGCTCCGCCTCGGTCCGGATCCCGATCACCGGCAGCAACCCGAAGGCCAAGCGCATCGAGACCCGCTTCCCCGACCCGTCGGCGAACCCGTACCTCGCGTTCTCCGCCCTGATGCTCGCCGGCCTCGACGGCATCCAGAACAAGACCGAGCCGGCCGCGCCGATCGACAAGGACATCTACGAGCTCCCGCCGGACGAGATGGCCGAGATCGCCCAGGTGCCCACCTCGCTCGGCGCCGTGCTCGACGCGCTCGAGGCCGACCACGACTTCCTCACCGTCGGCAACGTGTTCACGCCCGACCTGATCGAGACGTGGACGTCGTACAAGCGGGAGAACGAGATCGCTCCGGTGCAGCTGCGCCCGCACCCGCACGAGTTCGAGCTCTACTACGACATCTGA
- a CDS encoding glutamine synthetase III, protein MTSNPTRLGAIRNIEANEAPAAFFDVDEKTGAIYGENVFSLSVMQKRLPKSVFKSVFATIQNGQKLDPAVADIVASAMKDWAMEKGVTHYAHVFYPLTGLTAEKHDSFMEPVGDGTAVWEFSGKTLVQGEPDASSFPNGGIRATFEARGYTGWDVQSPAYILENPNGNTLCIPTIFVSMTGEALDHKTPLLRSQNAMSEQAKRVLALFGHEDIDNVVSYCGPEQEYFLVDTAFVNSRPDLLNAGRTLFGAKPPKGQEFDDHYFGAIPERVLGFMHDTERALFKLGVPAKTRHNEVAPGQFEIAPVFERANLASDHQQLIMSTFKSIAKTHGFECLFHEKPFAGVNGSGKHVNFSFGNELQGNFLNPGDNPHDNAQFLVFCAAVIRAVHLYGGLLRLSIASAGNDHRLGANEAPPAIISIFLGDQLQDVFEQIAKGGATSSKQKGVLSVGVDTLPDLTKDAGDRNRTSPMAFTGNRFEFRAAGSNQTVAAPMVVINTIMAEALDYLATELEGAVAKGTAFNDAVQSVLAKVVEQHGAVVFNGNGYSEEWHAEAEQRGLKNLRTTVDALPEYQTPEAKKLFSTYGVFSEAELESRFEVGVEQYVMTINVEANLTEEIARTTILPAAVRYQTELATNVASLKAAGVDADTTDLLAVTELVTSLRTGIGALVAAQAGAEEHHGLEEAAYYRDAVLPAMLAVREAADALEAVVADDLWSLPTYQEMLFIR, encoded by the coding sequence ATGACTTCGAACCCGACCCGCTTGGGCGCGATCCGCAACATCGAGGCGAACGAGGCGCCGGCGGCGTTCTTCGACGTCGACGAGAAGACGGGCGCCATCTACGGCGAGAACGTCTTCTCCCTCTCGGTGATGCAGAAGCGCCTGCCGAAGTCGGTGTTCAAGTCGGTCTTCGCGACCATCCAGAACGGCCAGAAGCTGGACCCCGCGGTCGCCGACATCGTCGCCTCCGCGATGAAGGACTGGGCGATGGAGAAGGGCGTGACGCACTACGCCCACGTCTTCTACCCGCTGACCGGCCTGACCGCCGAGAAGCACGACTCGTTCATGGAGCCGGTCGGCGACGGCACGGCGGTCTGGGAGTTCTCCGGGAAGACCCTGGTCCAGGGTGAGCCCGACGCGAGCTCCTTCCCCAACGGTGGCATCCGGGCGACCTTCGAGGCCCGTGGCTACACCGGCTGGGACGTCCAGTCGCCGGCGTACATCCTCGAGAACCCCAACGGCAACACCCTGTGCATCCCGACGATCTTCGTCTCGATGACCGGCGAGGCCCTGGACCACAAGACCCCGCTGCTGCGCTCGCAGAACGCGATGTCGGAGCAGGCCAAGCGCGTCCTGGCGCTGTTCGGCCACGAGGACATCGACAACGTCGTGTCCTACTGCGGCCCCGAGCAGGAGTACTTCCTGGTCGACACCGCCTTCGTGAACTCGCGCCCCGACCTGCTCAACGCCGGGCGCACCCTGTTCGGCGCGAAGCCGCCGAAGGGCCAGGAGTTCGACGACCACTACTTCGGCGCCATCCCCGAGCGGGTCCTGGGCTTCATGCACGACACCGAGCGTGCGCTGTTCAAGCTCGGCGTCCCGGCCAAGACCCGCCACAACGAGGTCGCGCCCGGCCAGTTCGAGATCGCGCCCGTCTTCGAGCGCGCCAACCTCGCCTCGGACCACCAGCAGCTGATCATGTCGACGTTCAAGTCGATCGCGAAGACGCACGGCTTCGAGTGCCTCTTCCACGAGAAGCCGTTCGCCGGTGTCAACGGCTCCGGCAAGCACGTGAACTTCTCGTTCGGCAACGAGCTCCAGGGCAACTTCCTCAACCCGGGCGACAACCCGCACGACAACGCACAGTTCCTCGTGTTCTGCGCCGCGGTCATCCGCGCCGTGCACCTGTACGGCGGCCTGCTGCGCCTCTCGATCGCCAGCGCCGGCAACGACCACCGCCTCGGCGCCAACGAGGCACCGCCGGCCATCATCTCGATCTTCCTCGGCGACCAGCTGCAGGACGTCTTCGAGCAGATCGCCAAGGGCGGCGCCACCTCGTCGAAGCAGAAGGGCGTCCTCTCGGTCGGCGTCGACACCCTGCCCGACCTCACCAAGGACGCCGGCGACCGCAACCGCACCTCGCCGATGGCGTTCACCGGCAACCGCTTCGAGTTCCGTGCCGCGGGCTCGAACCAGACGGTCGCCGCCCCGATGGTCGTGATCAACACGATCATGGCCGAGGCGCTCGACTACCTGGCCACCGAGCTCGAGGGCGCTGTCGCCAAGGGCACCGCGTTCAACGACGCCGTCCAGTCCGTCCTGGCCAAGGTCGTCGAGCAGCACGGCGCGGTCGTCTTCAACGGCAACGGCTACTCCGAGGAGTGGCACGCCGAGGCCGAGCAGCGGGGCCTGAAGAACCTGCGCACGACGGTCGACGCGCTGCCGGAGTACCAGACCCCGGAGGCCAAGAAGCTGTTCTCGACGTACGGCGTCTTCAGCGAGGCCGAGCTCGAGTCCCGCTTCGAGGTCGGCGTCGAGCAGTACGTCATGACGATCAACGTCGAGGCGAACCTGACCGAGGAGATCGCGCGTACGACGATCCTCCCGGCGGCGGTCCGCTACCAGACCGAGCTCGCCACCAACGTCGCCTCGCTCAAGGCGGCCGGCGTCGACGCCGACACCACCGACCTGCTCGCCGTCACCGAGCTGGTCACCTCGCTCCGCACCGGTATCGGCGCGCTCGTGGCCGCCCAGGCCGGCGCCGAGGAGCACCACGGGCTCGAGGAGGCGGCGTACTACCGCGACGCCGTCCTGCCCGCGATGCTCGCCGTCCGCGAGGCCGCCGACGCACTCGAGGCCGTCGTGGCCGACGACCTGTGGTCGCTGCCGACCTACCAGGAGATGCTCTTCATCCGCTGA